In Verrucomicrobiota bacterium, the following are encoded in one genomic region:
- a CDS encoding DUF4338 domain-containing protein: MLAVLVFGAAAWKCAARDLWIGWTPDQRQARLSWVANNHRFLILPAVNVRHLASHILGRVARRIAPDWRAKYACRCGCGGVLVAPLPPRLLPQSKLGLGLAVYLLLARFDD; the protein is encoded by the coding sequence TTGCTGGCGGTGCTGGTGTTTGGGGCGGCGGCCTGGAAGTGTGCCGCACGCGACCTTTGGATAGGATGGACCCCGGACCAGCGGCAGGCGCGGTTAAGTTGGGTCGCCAACAATCACCGCTTCTTGATTTTGCCGGCGGTGAACGTGCGTCACTTGGCCAGCCACATCCTGGGACGTGTGGCTCGGCGGATCGCCCCCGACTGGCGGGCCAAGTATGCCTGTCGTTGTGGTTGCGGCGGAGTCCTGGTGGCCCCCTTGCCCCCGCGGCTGCTGCCGCAAAGCAAGCTGGGGTTGGGACTGGCGGTCTATCTCCTGCTGGCGCGCTTCGACGACCA
- a CDS encoding type II secretion system protein: MQIKTSSKSGFTLVEIMIVVAIIGLLAAIAIPNFVKARETAQLNSIINNLRIIEGAKDQYALENKKGTGDTTDLSAISAYLKGGTVNPVVNETYTTDKVGTATSAKASVDLGTYKAGTAITAP; this comes from the coding sequence ATGCAAATCAAAACCTCCTCCAAGTCGGGCTTCACGCTCGTTGAAATCATGATCGTCGTGGCGATCATTGGCCTCCTCGCGGCGATCGCCATTCCCAACTTCGTGAAAGCTCGCGAAACAGCGCAGTTGAACTCGATCATCAACAATCTGCGCATCATTGAAGGCGCCAAAGACCAGTACGCCCTGGAAAACAAGAAGGGCACCGGCGACACCACCGACCTCTCCGCCATCAGCGCCTACCTGAAAGGCGGCACCGTCAACCCCGTGGTCAATGAAACCTACACCACGGACAAAGTTGGGACCGCAACCTCCGCCAAGGCGAGCGTCGATCTCGGCACCTACAAGGCCGGAACGGCGATTACCGCCCCGTAA
- a CDS encoding sugar phosphate isomerase/epimerase, producing MRLNRFAICNEIFQGWKLEDSIPFAAQCGYDAVEIAPFTLAPKVTDIPATQRSAIVELAKRNNIAISGIHWVLAQTTGLHLNHPDQEVRRRTSDYLGHLVDFCADLGGKFIVLGSPKQRQVLEGVSPRHAWDWASQTFGEAVKKAEEREVTLCLEPLAPSETNFINTAAESIQFIKQFHSPRAKIILDVKAMSSESTSIPQIIANSWPHFAYFHANDPNLKGPGFGKTDFHPIARALHTVGYQGYVSVEVFDFSEGPEAIAKRSLEYLRKTFDGE from the coding sequence ATGAGACTCAACCGATTCGCCATTTGCAACGAGATCTTCCAAGGATGGAAGCTCGAGGACTCGATTCCCTTCGCGGCGCAGTGCGGATATGATGCGGTGGAAATTGCCCCCTTCACGCTTGCGCCCAAGGTCACGGACATCCCCGCGACCCAGCGATCCGCGATCGTCGAACTCGCCAAGAGAAACAACATCGCCATTTCGGGGATCCACTGGGTGTTGGCTCAAACCACCGGACTGCACCTGAACCACCCCGACCAGGAGGTGAGGAGGCGCACTTCCGACTATTTAGGCCATCTGGTGGATTTCTGCGCCGATTTGGGAGGAAAATTCATCGTGTTAGGCTCGCCCAAGCAACGCCAAGTTTTGGAAGGTGTCTCGCCGCGGCATGCTTGGGACTGGGCAAGCCAGACTTTCGGGGAAGCGGTCAAGAAGGCGGAAGAACGCGAGGTGACGCTCTGCCTCGAACCCCTCGCCCCATCCGAAACCAACTTCATCAACACAGCGGCGGAGTCCATCCAATTCATCAAACAATTCCATTCGCCTCGCGCCAAGATCATCCTGGATGTCAAAGCGATGAGTTCGGAATCCACATCGATTCCCCAAATCATCGCGAACTCCTGGCCTCATTTCGCCTACTTCCATGCCAACGATCCCAACCTCAAAGGACCCGGATTTGGCAAAACCGATTTTCACCCGATTGCCCGTGCATTGCACACGGTGGGATACCAGGGCTATGTGTCCGTGGAGGTCTTCGATTTTAGCGAAGGCCCCGAAGCCATTGCGAAGCGAAGCCTCGAATACTTGAGAAAAACTTTCGATGGGGAATGA
- a CDS encoding ABC transporter ATP-binding protein — MSRQSALHGPQHDPSFQAKARSTSEIMRRVAHYLRPYPGMAIGTVACAVLSLGCGFAYPKLTQFIIDDVIRAQRPEWLGSAIAALLAAFLLREVFNSLRIRINNVFEQNVIFDMRRDVYARLQRLPVSYFDQRASGDLMTRVIEDVNSLERVLIDGTEQGTVALLSILGALALMFSTQAALAWLAMVPVPFLIAGAAWYTTTAHQRYRAQRQASSAMNALLMDNLQGVRQIKTFGRQIHEDSRFASRADDLRRGTLEVMLAWAKYSPAMAFMTSLGTGLVLWQGGRLVIRGTLGVGELVGFVLLLAFFYEPIGRLHGLNQMLQAARAAGERVFDILDAEKERKDRTGVLPNPVRGHVRYENVHFAYAEDKKVLHGVSLEARPGEMVALVGPTGAGKSTLVNLLPAFYEITAGSISIDGYSIDQLSLESLRSHIAVVTQEPFLFNGTIRENILYGRLDATEEEMRAAARSAHVEPFVSKLSEGYETRVGERGVKLSVGEKQRVSIARALLKNAPILILDEATASVDTATEKLIQEALARLLRGRTSFVIAHRLSTIREADHILVLKQGRIVEQGTHPQLVEAGGLYARLAQVQHATFIEEGFVKIENS, encoded by the coding sequence ATGTCCAGGCAAAGCGCTCTCCACGGCCCACAGCACGACCCAAGCTTCCAAGCCAAGGCGAGGTCCACTTCCGAAATCATGCGAAGGGTCGCTCACTACCTCAGGCCGTACCCTGGGATGGCCATCGGCACGGTGGCGTGCGCGGTCCTTTCCCTGGGATGTGGCTTTGCCTACCCCAAGCTCACGCAATTTATCATCGACGACGTGATCCGGGCTCAACGTCCCGAGTGGCTCGGCAGCGCGATCGCCGCCCTCCTGGCCGCGTTCCTCCTCAGAGAGGTTTTCAACAGCCTCCGCATTCGCATCAACAACGTCTTCGAACAGAACGTCATCTTCGACATGCGGCGCGACGTCTATGCCCGATTACAGCGCCTGCCCGTGTCTTATTTCGACCAACGCGCCTCCGGCGATCTCATGACCCGGGTCATCGAGGATGTCAATTCCCTCGAAAGAGTTCTGATCGACGGAACGGAACAGGGCACCGTCGCCCTGCTCAGCATCCTGGGAGCCCTCGCGTTGATGTTTTCCACCCAGGCCGCCCTGGCCTGGCTCGCCATGGTCCCCGTTCCATTCCTCATCGCCGGGGCCGCCTGGTACACCACCACAGCGCATCAACGCTATCGAGCCCAGCGGCAAGCGTCGTCCGCCATGAACGCCTTGCTCATGGACAATCTCCAAGGCGTGCGCCAAATCAAAACCTTCGGACGACAGATCCATGAGGACTCCCGGTTTGCAAGCCGGGCCGACGATCTGCGACGCGGCACCTTGGAAGTCATGCTGGCTTGGGCGAAATACTCGCCCGCCATGGCGTTCATGACATCCCTCGGCACCGGCCTCGTTCTCTGGCAAGGCGGCCGCTTGGTCATCCGGGGAACGCTCGGCGTGGGTGAACTGGTGGGCTTCGTGTTACTGCTCGCGTTCTTTTACGAACCCATCGGGCGCTTGCATGGACTCAACCAGATGTTGCAAGCCGCCCGTGCCGCGGGCGAACGGGTCTTCGACATCCTGGACGCAGAGAAGGAACGAAAAGATCGCACCGGTGTCCTGCCGAATCCTGTCCGTGGTCATGTTCGCTACGAGAACGTCCATTTCGCCTACGCCGAGGACAAGAAGGTCCTGCACGGTGTATCCTTGGAAGCCCGGCCGGGCGAGATGGTAGCCCTGGTGGGGCCCACCGGCGCCGGGAAATCGACACTGGTCAACCTGCTGCCCGCCTTCTACGAAATCACCGCCGGCTCGATCTCCATCGATGGGTACTCCATCGACCAACTCTCCCTTGAATCGTTGCGTTCGCACATCGCGGTGGTCACACAGGAACCCTTCCTTTTCAACGGAACCATTCGAGAAAACATCCTCTACGGACGACTGGATGCGACGGAGGAGGAAATGCGGGCCGCGGCTCGGTCCGCGCACGTCGAACCCTTCGTTTCCAAACTCTCCGAAGGTTACGAAACGCGTGTCGGGGAGCGTGGGGTAAAACTCAGCGTGGGCGAAAAGCAACGCGTCAGCATCGCACGAGCGCTGCTGAAGAACGCCCCCATTCTGATTTTGGACGAAGCCACGGCCAGCGTGGATACCGCGACCGAAAAACTGATCCAGGAAGCGCTGGCCCGGCTGCTCCGAGGCCGCACCAGTTTTGTCATCGCCCACCGGCTCAGCACCATCCGCGAGGCCGATCATATCCTCGTCCTCAAACAGGGCCGCATCGTTGAACAAGGTACCCACCCGCAACTCGTCGAAGCCGGAGGGCTCTACGCACGTCTGGCTCAAGTCCAGCACGCCACTTTTATTGAGGAAGGTTTCGTCAAGATCGAGAACTCCTAA
- a CDS encoding response regulator transcription factor, protein MPRPVRALPSFSAYRHNTLMNSGNPPTHPPASASPIRVLLVDDHEVVRVGIRTLITRDPGIAVVAEAGNVKDAVAAVSEHLPQVVLLDIRLPGGSGFDGCRQMLKEHPSVRVMVLSSYADSETVMKAIASGASGYLLKEVDGEGLVKSIKNVAAGGSVLDPNVTHLVLGRIKSGDGSQENNKLSSLSAQERRVIALVAEGKTNKEIATAMGLSDKTIKNYFSNILDKLGMSRRSQAAAFYVQNTSALERYSTPLR, encoded by the coding sequence ATGCCGCGCCCGGTCAGGGCACTTCCATCGTTTTCAGCATACCGACACAACACTCTCATGAACTCCGGTAATCCCCCCACTCATCCTCCCGCTTCCGCATCTCCCATTCGCGTGCTTCTGGTCGATGACCACGAAGTCGTCCGGGTCGGCATCCGTACTTTGATCACTCGCGACCCCGGCATCGCCGTGGTCGCCGAGGCGGGCAATGTCAAAGACGCGGTGGCGGCAGTCTCCGAGCATTTGCCTCAAGTGGTGCTGCTCGATATTCGTCTTCCGGGAGGATCCGGGTTTGATGGTTGTCGGCAGATGCTCAAAGAACATCCGTCCGTCCGCGTCATGGTTTTGTCGTCGTATGCCGACAGCGAGACGGTAATGAAGGCGATCGCGTCGGGAGCTTCGGGCTACTTGTTAAAGGAAGTGGATGGGGAAGGGTTGGTGAAATCGATCAAGAACGTGGCTGCCGGGGGTTCCGTGCTCGATCCTAATGTGACCCATCTTGTGCTGGGGCGGATCAAATCTGGAGATGGGTCCCAGGAGAACAACAAGCTGTCCTCGCTCTCCGCGCAGGAGCGGCGTGTCATCGCCTTGGTCGCGGAAGGCAAGACCAACAAGGAAATCGCGACTGCCATGGGCCTGAGCGACAAGACCATCAAGAATTATTTCAGCAACATTTTGGACAAGCTTGGGATGAGCCGCCGGTCGCAGGCCGCTGCTTTCTACGTTCAAAACACATCGGCGTTGGAGCGCTATTCCACTCCCCTCCGATGA
- a CDS encoding PAS domain-containing protein, whose translation MAGRLRVLWVCCSGGVAALAFARGLGRARIPVTELETRSGASRSIEDYIQNSPDAFLRVDPMGLVVFANPSARAMLGLGDHDLGSLSFSGLSPHVIGIGCAKSSSPSNPFLDLHLSNSSASPPTED comes from the coding sequence TTGGCTGGGCGGCTGCGGGTTCTGTGGGTTTGCTGCTCGGGGGGGGTGGCCGCCTTGGCGTTTGCACGAGGTTTGGGCCGCGCTCGGATCCCGGTGACTGAGCTCGAGACTCGCTCCGGAGCCAGTCGATCGATTGAAGACTACATTCAGAATTCGCCGGATGCCTTCTTGAGGGTGGACCCCATGGGGCTGGTTGTTTTCGCGAATCCCTCCGCCCGTGCGATGCTTGGATTGGGAGACCACGACCTTGGGAGCCTCAGTTTTTCCGGCTTGTCTCCCCATGTCATTGGGATCGGTTGCGCGAAGTCCTCCAGCCCCAGCAACCCTTTCCTGGACCTGCATCTGTCGAACTCGAGTGCGTCACCTCCGACGGAAGACTGA